Within Leptotrichia hongkongensis, the genomic segment AAAGTCCGACTTTTCCATCTCCAAGACTCGCTGATGGCAGCATTCCAAGCGATCCTGTAAGCATTGAAGCCTCATCTGACAAAATATCTCCAAACATATTTTCAGTCAAAATTACATCAAATTGTCTAGGATTGGCAATCAGCTGCATTGCGGCATTATCCACATACATATGCGAAACTTCCACTTCTGGATAATCTTTTGCAAGTTCATTTACTGTTTTTCTCCACAATTTTGAAGTATCTAAAACATTGTGTTTATCCACACTTGTAATTTTTTTCCCTCTTAATTTTGCAATTTCAAACGCTTTTTTTGCAATTCTTTCAATTTCCATTTTTGTATATGGCAATGTGTCGACAGCTTTTTCATCAGAATATTCTCTAGGTCCAAAATAAATTCCTCCTGTAAGCTCTCTAACTATCATTACATCTAGCCCTTCTCCAATTATTTCATCTTTTAGAGGACTAGCACTTTTCAATTGCTTAAATAAAACCGCTGGTCTTAAATTTGTGTAAACTCCCAAGTCTTTTCTTATCGCAAGAAGCCCTTTTTCAGGTCTTTTATCAGGTTCAATATTATCCCATTTAGGTCCTCCAACTGACCCCAATAAAATCGAGTCACTCTCTTTACAAATCTTCGCAGTTTCTTTGGAATAAGGAATCCCATATTTATCAATAGATTCTCCTCCCAAATATCCTTGCGTATACTCAAATTTATGTCCAAATTTTTCTCCAATTCTATCCAAAACTTTTACCGCTTCATCAACGATTTCTGGACCAATTCC encodes:
- the leuB gene encoding 3-isopropylmalate dehydrogenase, with the protein product MNYKIALLKGDGIGPEIVDEAVKVLDRIGEKFGHKFEYTQGYLGGESIDKYGIPYSKETAKICKESDSILLGSVGGPKWDNIEPDKRPEKGLLAIRKDLGVYTNLRPAVLFKQLKSASPLKDEIIGEGLDVMIVRELTGGIYFGPREYSDEKAVDTLPYTKMEIERIAKKAFEIAKLRGKKITSVDKHNVLDTSKLWRKTVNELAKDYPEVEVSHMYVDNAAMQLIANPRQFDVILTENMFGDILSDEASMLTGSLGMLPSASLGDGKVGLYEPSHGSAPDIAGKNIANPIATILSAVMMLRYSFNLQKEADAIEKAVEEVLEAGFRTADIYTDGMKKVGTDEMGTEIANRI